The Cynocephalus volans isolate mCynVol1 chromosome 2, mCynVol1.pri, whole genome shotgun sequence genome window below encodes:
- the LOC134371155 gene encoding large ribosomal subunit protein eL21-like — MTNTKGKRRGTRYMFSRPFRKQGVVPLATYMRTYKKGDIVDIEGMGTVQKGMPHKCDHGKTGRVYNVTQHAFGIVVNKQVKGKILAKRINVCIEHINHSKSRGSFLKHVKENDQKKKEPKEKGTWVQLKRQPAPPREAHFVRTNGKDPELLEPIPYEFMA, encoded by the coding sequence ATGACGAACacaaagggaaagaggagaggcacCCGATATATGTTTTCTAGGCCTTTTAGGAAACAAGGAGTTGTTCCTTTGGCCACATACATGCGAACCTACAAGAAAGGTGATATTGTAGACATCGAGGGAATGGGAACTGTTCAAAAAGGAATGCCCCACAAATGTGACCATGGTAAAACTGGAAGAGTTTACAATGTTACGCAGCATGCCTTTGGCATTGTTGTAAACAAGCAAGTTAAGGGCAAGATTCTTGCCAAGAGAATTAATGTGTGTATTGAGCATATTAATCATTCTAAGAGCCGAGGTAGCTTCCTGAAACACGTGaaggaaaatgatcagaaaaagaaggaaccaaaagagaaaggaacctgGGTTCAACTGAAGCGCCAGCCTGCTCCACCCAGAGAAGCACACTTTGTGAGAACCAATGGCAAGGACCCTGAGCTGTTGGAACCTATTCCCTATGAATTCATGGCATAA